A segment of the Acidobacteriota bacterium genome:
CGCGTGTTCCCTGATGTAGATAAGGATGACGCCGAAGGCAAGATGAACCTCGATGTCGCGCAGGCCGGCGGCGCGGTGCTGGTCGTCTCGCAGTTCACCCTCTACGGCGACGTGCGCAAGGGAAAGCGTCCGTCATTCGACGACGCCGCGCGGCCCGAAGAAGCTCGCCGTCTCTACGAGCATTTCGTTGCGAAGCTGCGCGAACTCGGCGGCCTTGGTCTCAAGGTCGAGACCGGACGTTTCCAGGAGATGATGCAGGTCGAGCTGGT
Coding sequences within it:
- the dtd gene encoding D-aminoacyl-tRNA deacylase, encoding MRAVIQRVSRARVTVGGETTGEIGRGLLVLLGVAKTDTDTAADHLAEKIAGLRVFPDVDKDDAEGKMNLDVAQAGGAVLVVSQFTLYGDVRKGKRPSFDDAARPEEARRLYEHFVAKLRELGGLGLKVETGRFQEMMQVELVNDGPVTILLDSEKAF